A portion of the Algisphaera agarilytica genome contains these proteins:
- a CDS encoding asparaginase, whose product MSDRKPRLCVITTGGTIGMVRDADGIAHPPVDHSDFHNLLGPIAGRYDLTALPLMNRDSTNMLPSDWSRIAEHIDQSRGEGFDGYVVTHGTDTLAHSAAAVAFALGPPPLLSPVVFTGAMHTPDHDDYDGLANLQTACRVASANLGEVVIAFGSSIYRGVRVEKVSATELDAFASPESYALGRVAEEVVLHDDAVRRGNEAEHPHWPAETGFADRVATVSLTPGLEPALYESLLVSDRPCRGVLLRTLGAGNVSSRETTDWVRWIARATEQDIPVVLTSSFFGGRTDASGYALGQAAIEAGAIPHAGLTEPCVEVKLRHSIAAAQRHGVAACEFVRNVMAHNYFGELGGSPQSTTEDE is encoded by the coding sequence ATGAGTGATCGTAAACCCCGACTCTGTGTCATCACGACCGGCGGCACCATCGGCATGGTGCGCGACGCCGATGGGATCGCCCACCCGCCGGTCGACCACAGCGATTTTCACAACCTGCTTGGACCGATCGCAGGGCGGTACGACCTGACCGCGTTGCCGCTGATGAACCGCGACAGCACCAACATGCTGCCGAGCGATTGGTCGCGGATTGCAGAGCACATCGACCAGAGCCGCGGCGAGGGATTCGATGGCTACGTGGTCACGCACGGCACGGACACGTTGGCCCACAGCGCGGCCGCGGTGGCGTTTGCGTTGGGCCCGCCGCCGCTGCTTTCCCCGGTGGTGTTCACCGGCGCGATGCACACGCCCGATCACGACGACTACGACGGCTTGGCGAATTTGCAGACGGCTTGCCGTGTGGCCTCGGCCAACCTGGGGGAAGTGGTCATCGCCTTCGGATCGAGCATCTACCGTGGCGTGCGTGTCGAGAAGGTCAGCGCGACCGAGCTCGATGCGTTCGCTTCGCCCGAGTCTTATGCTTTGGGACGCGTGGCTGAGGAAGTGGTGCTTCACGACGACGCGGTTCGGCGGGGCAACGAAGCGGAGCATCCGCATTGGCCAGCCGAGACCGGCTTTGCGGATCGGGTCGCGACGGTTTCACTGACGCCGGGTTTGGAGCCCGCGTTGTACGAATCTTTGTTGGTATCCGATCGGCCCTGCCGAGGCGTGTTGCTGCGAACGCTGGGGGCGGGCAACGTCTCCAGCCGAGAGACAACGGATTGGGTGCGGTGGATCGCTCGGGCCACGGAGCAGGATATCCCGGTGGTGTTGACCAGCTCGTTTTTTGGCGGGCGGACGGACGCGAGTGGTTACGCGTTGGGTCAGGCCGCGATCGAAGCGGGCGCGATCCCGCATGCCGGGCTGACGGAACCTTGTGTGGAGGTGAAGCTGCGGCACTCGATCGCGGCGGCGCAGCGGCACGGCGTGGCGGCGTGCGAGTTTGTGCGGAACGTGATGGCGCACAACTACTTTGGGGAGCTCGGGGGTTCGCCGCAGAGTACGACCGAGGATGAGTGA
- a CDS encoding UDP-glucuronic acid decarboxylase family protein: MSTKRILVTGGAGFLGSHICERLVKAGHDVICLDNLFTSQKSNISHLLDAANFEFIRHDVTHPITLEVDQIYNMACPASPVHYQYNPIKTMKVSVMGAINMLGMAKRTGARILQASTSEVYGDPTAEHHPQTEAYRGNVNPIGIRACYDEGKRAAETLFFDYHRSNGVDIRVVRIFNTYGPRMHPYDGRVVTNFIVQALKGEDLTLYGDGSQTRSFCYCDDLVDVIMAHMNNEPESGDPADAFVGPVNIGNPGEFTIKQLAEQIIELTGSSSKLTYLPLPNDDPLQRKPDISLAKQELDWEPKVPLAEGLAKTIEFFRSVDLDSFRKPTDHDAHKNSKMTKV, from the coding sequence ATGAGCACCAAACGAATCCTCGTCACCGGCGGCGCCGGCTTCCTCGGCAGCCATATCTGTGAACGCCTGGTCAAGGCCGGCCACGATGTCATCTGCCTGGACAACCTGTTCACCAGCCAGAAGAGCAACATCAGCCACCTGTTGGACGCGGCGAACTTTGAGTTCATCCGCCACGATGTGACCCACCCGATCACGCTCGAGGTCGACCAGATCTACAACATGGCCTGCCCCGCCAGCCCGGTGCACTACCAATACAACCCGATCAAGACCATGAAGGTCAGCGTCATGGGCGCGATCAACATGCTCGGCATGGCCAAGCGCACGGGCGCCCGCATACTCCAGGCCTCGACCTCCGAGGTCTACGGCGACCCCACCGCCGAGCACCACCCGCAAACCGAAGCCTACCGCGGCAACGTCAACCCCATCGGCATCCGCGCCTGCTACGACGAAGGCAAACGCGCCGCCGAGACGCTCTTCTTCGACTACCACCGGTCCAACGGCGTCGACATCCGCGTGGTCCGCATCTTCAACACCTACGGCCCGCGCATGCACCCCTACGACGGCCGGGTGGTCACCAACTTCATCGTCCAGGCCCTCAAGGGTGAAGACCTCACGCTCTACGGCGATGGTTCGCAGACCCGCAGCTTCTGCTACTGCGACGACCTGGTCGATGTCATCATGGCCCACATGAACAACGAGCCGGAGAGCGGCGACCCCGCCGACGCATTTGTCGGCCCGGTGAACATCGGCAACCCCGGCGAATTCACCATCAAACAGCTCGCCGAGCAGATCATCGAACTCACCGGCAGCTCGTCGAAGCTCACCTACTTACCACTCCCCAACGACGACCCGTTACAGCGCAAGCCCGATATTTCGCTGGCCAAGCAAGAACTCGACTGGGAGCCCAAAGTCCCGCTCGCCGAGGGCCTCGCCAAAACCATCGAGTTTTTCCGCAGCGTCGACCTCGACAGCTTCCGCAAGCCCACCGACCACGACGCCCACAAGAACAGCAAGATGACCAAGGTGTAA
- a CDS encoding DUF501 domain-containing protein has translation MSRDISLDQYDIVYPLRRFPDHVEPFPTIYYLTDPQLLHAMSELERLNTVGRLEKRLAEDAELRAAYHADHAEYRDTRWAMLTEEDRAAVEASPSLAKSFAWGIAGIANFDTVKCLHAHMAHHLANAERGGTTIGRCIEELLDG, from the coding sequence ATGTCCCGCGACATCTCCCTCGATCAATACGACATCGTCTACCCGCTGCGTCGATTCCCCGACCACGTTGAGCCCTTCCCCACGATCTACTATCTGACCGATCCCCAGTTGCTCCACGCGATGTCCGAGCTCGAACGGCTCAACACCGTCGGGCGTTTGGAAAAGCGCTTGGCGGAGGATGCCGAGCTCCGCGCCGCCTACCACGCCGACCACGCGGAATATCGTGACACCCGTTGGGCGATGCTGACCGAGGAAGACCGCGCTGCCGTGGAGGCTTCGCCATCGTTGGCTAAGAGTTTTGCGTGGGGCATCGCGGGCATCGCCAACTTCGATACCGTCAAATGCCTCCACGCCCACATGGCTCACCATCTCGCCAACGCAGAACGGGGTGGAACCACCATCGGACGGTGCATCGAAGAACTGCTCGATGGCTAG
- the recO gene encoding DNA repair protein RecO gives MPRFKDQAICIRDLDWSESSQVVVLLTETRGKVRGLAKGSKRQSPSSIQRFSGGIELLTAGQVIATSRPSSELASITEWDLQQDHFALRRDLRAQRVAMYAADLCHAMLADLDPHPESFRLLRDLLVALCGGDSMRAEARTPGVEGALLRFQWGLLADCGYKPELTRDVRRDEELATVKTYTFDPVAGGLTSDKGIADWRVRSETVEALRAVAEEGELSGFEPATLERANRLLCVYARTILDKELPTMGVVLGGAAK, from the coding sequence ATGCCCCGCTTCAAGGACCAAGCCATCTGCATCCGCGACCTGGACTGGTCGGAGTCCAGCCAGGTGGTGGTGCTGCTGACCGAGACGCGTGGCAAGGTGCGGGGATTGGCCAAGGGCAGCAAACGGCAATCCCCGTCGAGCATCCAGCGGTTTTCCGGCGGGATTGAATTGCTCACCGCGGGCCAAGTGATCGCGACCTCTCGCCCCAGCAGTGAGCTGGCGTCCATCACCGAATGGGACCTGCAGCAGGACCACTTCGCGCTGCGACGTGACCTGCGGGCGCAGCGGGTGGCGATGTATGCGGCGGACCTGTGCCATGCGATGTTGGCGGACCTGGATCCGCACCCGGAGTCGTTCAGGTTGTTGCGGGATTTGTTGGTTGCGCTTTGTGGGGGGGACAGCATGCGGGCTGAAGCCCGCACGCCGGGGGTGGAGGGGGCGCTGCTTCGGTTTCAGTGGGGGTTGCTGGCGGACTGCGGGTACAAGCCGGAGCTGACGCGGGATGTACGGCGAGATGAGGAACTCGCAACAGTGAAGACCTACACATTCGATCCCGTCGCGGGCGGGCTGACCAGCGACAAAGGGATCGCCGACTGGCGGGTGCGGAGCGAGACCGTCGAAGCGTTGCGGGCCGTGGCGGAAGAAGGCGAACTCTCGGGGTTTGAGCCCGCGACGCTCGAACGGGCGAATCGGCTGCTGTGCGTGTACGCCCGGACGATCCTCGACAAGGAGTTGCCGACTATGGGTGTGGTGCTGGGCGGGGCTGCCAAGTAG